The following DNA comes from Miscanthus floridulus cultivar M001 chromosome 5, ASM1932011v1, whole genome shotgun sequence.
ATCAGGAAAAAAAAGGACTTGTTGGACCATACAGTGTGTAACCTTCCCACTTGTAGTTTGTTATATGTTCATCAGTTTAATTAGTCCGCATCAACCTCTTCATGCTCATGGGAGAGGCCAAGAGAGCAGAGAGCAGCTACCGTTGTGACTCGACGTCATTGCCTACTCTGTTGGCGTTGTCAGGACCCACAGAGCCATTCTCTGGATTACTTGTTGAGCCCCCTATCTCAGCCTTGCAAAGAGGGCACAACGCGTTTATCTGGAGCCATTTATCTATGCATTCCATGTGGAAGACATGTGCACAGGGAAGTTCACGCAGATCTTCATTGTTTGAGAACTTTGACAAGCAGATGCAGCAAATCTGCAGATCCCCAATAATCAAATTTGTTACAAATGTGTAATAGGCAGCATGATATATGAAAAGGAATATGGGAGAGAGCTCACAGCATCTTCTGCAGAAATAATTCGCTCCTTGTCAGTTCCAACCGCCAAGAATCCAccaccatcttctcccacatccccatcatgaacccttttcGATTGGAACTTGTATGCCACCAAAGTATTGATTGCCGCCGTGGTAGCGCCTCTGTTCAGATCCAAATCCTCATGGACGCCCAGAATGGATATTATACAGGGCAGGCAGCAGCATATCATTGTACATAAAATGAAAGGCAGGGCGTAGCCAATGAAGCCGAACGCAAGAAATACTATACAGATCCTGAAAATGGtaacaaacaaaagataaaacATCTAGGTTGTGGATTATTAAGAATTGCAACCTGAGCACCACATACCTGTACAAGTTAGGGGCATCATGGGCAGAAGAACGACTACCAAATATCCACACATTTCCCACAACGAACCAGACAGCAAAGAAACAATCCAGCATCAATTTAAAGCAAGCGACCATCGCGTAAAACCTACAAAGATTAATGCATCGTTACTTCATTATGAACTGAAATATCAGAGGAAAAAACTTCAAACAGTGGCAGCATTTTGACAGGACACCTTTCAAATATCAAATCCAGAGTACAAAAAAGTCATAGGAAGTACTGAAAGACTAATGTTTTATGTGGTTATTATTAGGAAAAAGGCTGCAAAATATTATTGAAGATAGGTGATCATTCAGTTATGTACACACAGATTTATCCAATGGAAGAATGTTACCTTGGACTTGCCAGTGGTAAGTTAATTCTTGAGACTCCAGTACTGTTGGCACCGTCCACAGCTTCTGATGTGCGAGGAGATGAGACTGCTGCATAAGAATTAGTCTCGGATATGTTCCGTTCTGACGAACTTTGGGGTGGCATCTCCTGCTCCATGTTTGGTCGGTTGCGGTGAAGATAGCGCCAATAAAGATGTGGAAGAATAGCAATACAACCAATTGTATAGCCAAGAAGCCACGTAAATAATGGAGCGTGTGGGTGCTCATTCCTTGATACAGACAGAACAGCAATAGCTGCTACAATCTGGCTAAGATTTACAATAAGCTCGATTGAGATCCAGAAGCCAGAATTCAAAGGATTCTGTTGACGATGGCCTCGATCTATTCTTGCAGAGGATGCATTATGAGAGTTAGATACATCATTTGTGCCAGAAGATCTTTCTGGTCCTGGTGGAACTTCATTCAAAGGACCTCTGCTGTGATGCAACTCATCCAAGCCATTGGGGTCATCCTGGTGAGATGTTGATGGGGAGGTACCATCACTCATTGGTATGTCAATTGTGTGATCACGTTGGCTCAAGTTTCCAGTGTGAGCCATCAATAAAGGATGATTGTGTGATTGGCCTTCAGGTGTGATAAAACAGGAGCAACATTCACAAACTAGACAGTCATTTGGCACATTGGTTTGATACCCTCCTTTGACATGCAGTGATCTTCTACTCTATTAAATATCCTTGTCACAAACACTTAACTAGGGTACTTTATTTTCCTTCCTAGTGCAGCACCTGAGGTAACTTTTAGTCTACCTGAAGAAAAGTAAAGTAAACCAAGTATCAATCGACTGCAAATCTGCTTGATTAAACTATGAAAGACTTTGTCTAAGCTCAGACAGCATAATTGACTAGACAGGATTAGACTAGAAGGAAAGATTACAACCAGGTTATATGGAGTATTTCTGAAGACTAGAGCCTTTGTCTAAGGTAAACCCCACTTTCCATAATCCCAACTAGCATTCTTCTAATTTTGACATTACATCCAACTATTGCATCCTACTTCCCTGCCAAACTAGAGCTTGACTGCAAATTAGTAATGCAAGGAAAATACTCGTCTCCATTTTTCTGTTAAAGAGAAGACTGATACAGAGGTACAGCATGTCAATATACATCCTTATTTTTCCAGCGTTATACTGATATGGAACGAAATATCATAATAATATACTACAGCCTAGTAAGGAATGGGGTACAATCTGCTACACTAAAACAACATAATACCAAGCTGCTGTCCACACCTTAGCTATAGTTTGGCAAGGAGGCGTTGCAGTGTCTGTGAGCGAACCAAACATTAACAGGCTAACACAACAACGAGGCCGGCCGTGGTACTCAAACGTTGGTTCAAAAGAAGATTGTTCAGAAATGCAGCAACGAAGAGGAAAACATCGTACACCTATAGAAAGCTGCAACTGAATCCCCTAACAGTCACCACAGCTTGTTCGTTCTCCCAAATCACCTGAAGAACTAACAATCTACGTTGCACCGATACAGGATACTGATACGCCGATACCGATACGGCGATACGGTGATACGTCATTTTCCAAAAACAAGGATACGCCGATACGGCAAGTATATAAATATACCAAAAAATCAGAATACACCTACTGAGAACATTTTTCACTCTAGCAGAACAATCAACAAATAAAAATGGCAAAACATAGACATTGCTAGTTCCATGAAGTATCTAAGATACTTGATTTTAAGGTTCTTACAGCACAATAATTAATATTGGTTTTAACATTTTTACAGCAGAATAATAAATAATAGGATACAAGACTACAAGGGACACAAGCCAAATCCCTAAACACTACCACTTGCCATCCCTAAACAACAACAATAAAAGAAATCTAGAGTTTGAAAGTTGGAATGCAGATTAAGAACTGACCGGAGGAGATCTAGAAGTTGTATGAATAGCTGACCTGAGGCGGCAACCTGTGGCCTGCGGGCGTCGGCGGTGGCGGCAGGAGCCGGCGGCGTCAGCGGCGTCGGCAGGAGCGGGCGATGGTGGCCGCCTGCCGACCTCCTGGCTCGATGCAATGGTGGCGATGCTGTGAATGTGTGACTAGTCTAAATGGACCACCAAAATGGGCTGCTGAGATGATGGACTTCAATTTGAGAGGTTATAGGCTGTGAAGCATCGGACAAGTATCAGTCAAGTATCGACTAGGTATCGGGATTTAATTTATTTATCTTTATTGCTGTATTTTTCTGATACTTCACCGGTACCGTATCGGCAGCGTATCGACGTATCTGATACGTATCACGATACCGGTATGACAGTTCATGGAAGTATCGGTGTAACGTAGTTAACAATCAGCAAGACGTGAGGAAGAGGAACAGCGCCTGCAGCTAAGAGACCAAATCCTAGGCGCGTTGAATCAAAGGAAAAGGAGCATAGCCCGATCGCCGCCGCACCACAGCAAAGATGGCTAATCGCCTAATCGACAACAACAGCACATTACACAACCAACTGGGGCGAGCAAATCGGCAAGGCGAGGCCTATGCTAGACTGACCGAAGAGGAACGGAATGAAACAAGGCTCCCTACCCCCATTCCGCTGGTACGGACCGCGAGGCAGGACAGAGGAAGTAAGGTGGGCGGCAATATACCTAGCGGGAACCGGGGCTCCGATTCGGGCCGGTGACCGGCAGCTCTCGTCGATGCGAGCGAATTTCCCCTCCGCCTTCCTGTTCCTTTCCCCTCGACTCGTTTGTCCTCTTGCCGTCCGTCGCTTCTGTTCTGTAATGTAGCCGCCCCAGGTACAGCGGTCGGGGGTCGTCGTCCTCGGCGGGGAGGTGAGAGGACGAACACCCGGAGAGAGGAGAAGGCAAGGGTAGCTCGGTAAATATAGGCAGCTCTCGGGGTGGCAGGATCGGACGGCCGGGGCGTGCCGTCGTTGACAACCAGCGCATGCGATGCGGGGTTAGGCTCTCTTCGTAAACCTAAACATAAAACGAATCTTCAACATAATACATATAGTCTCCAATAAAATATTATATAGAAGACCTATCTTAAGTGTCAGGATAGGTATAACCTAAATCTGATTATCCTTTCTTCTAAAAACCTATTTACAGAAAAAGTTTTAGGTCTTCTCGTTAAAAAAGATAAAAAATAAGTATTGAAtcctttgcctgtagcgctaccaaAAAAAAAACGAATAGATCTTGTATTTTAGGTCGTAGTTGTTGAGACAGTCTTAGAGCCAGCCAGCCTCCCTTGCTTGGTTACTATTATCCTCCATTTGGAAATGGAAACCGTATACGATTCGGCGGCGGTGCTCGTTAAGGAACTACGAGATGGCTTACTCGTGTCGTTTAGCGTCTTTGCCCAAATGCTGGGCAGGACGGAGAAAATGGGCAATGGGGAATCACATGTTCCGCGTTCTTTCAATGGGGAGTACGTTGTGCAAACTTTCAGGAGAAAACGTGGAGGTGCACGGCTAAAATTGACATTTTCTAATTTGCAAAGCTAGCCAGCAGCATGCCAGCTTCAGTACTTTCTTTTGGAAACAAGGTACTAGTACATTGTATTCTTCTCCACGACATGCCTGGGTAATTGTGTAAAACAGAATGACATCTGAAGTCCTTGTAAGGTTCTCTAGTCATCTTCTTCATTCGCGGGCTAGAACTTGGTTCtgttatatctataaaaaaatcttcttcatcagcgatcgaAGGCATGCatctgttggatataatatgggcttggcctatatgatatttaataaatcaaataaaactctatggtatgtaacattaagcgttgtatggtttaataccatacgaaaTTTTGATTAAACGTTGACTCAACTTATATGGttagaaattattcatctaaattgagaagctgagaaaaggacaaaggcgtgccacacgcgcacgCGCCGTCACCGCCGGCGGCcgggccgaggccgaggcgagACAGGCAGGCGGGCGtgaccagtcttttgccacttaatccacataatcacgggagttactcactttgatggtggaggcgaactgatggTGTCAGTTACCGTCTTTTGCGCTTCCGAttctccgtctcctgggattctccgctatCCCTCAACCTTCCCATCACACCCATATATCCAAGTCCTCCATCAGTCCAGATCTAAGTCTTCGGCAATCACTCTCaagagaaaccacatctcagcagcctTCTGGCTTTCCAGTCCCATACCTCTGCACGCACGGAGCAgcagggagagcaggtgcctccgaacCCTCGCCCGcttgagaaccttgcacggggtgtgcggccaTTAGGTTTtagggagcgatccgcgactgctcatcTCTTCCTGGTGGTGATCACTCTTGGAACCTatcttcttcccggtgattgTCTGCGAAACAACAAGgcatcttcttcctggtgatccgtttgTGGGATTGCactgctgtaacaccctaggtgttcagcttgcataatttgacttgcattgcatgagcatgagcatcaatcATTCATATTTaaacttttacatttgaaacatgtgattgaaatatatgaaacatgcttgatattttatgtttctttgtatatatgcatatgatcacgAGTGAATACatataaatggttgatgtgagtcactaaaatatcttagctacacttaggatgactagtgaaataatgttcatgaagatcactttgcatgatcaagtacttaagtgatgctatgcatgttgacctggaaagctttatgggcaacccatgtatgaaatgattgtgtgaccttatcaATAGCTtgaacatgtttagagtgtcattatgagcaactttggtattcatggctaggactaatttggtcactaagtcatagttcaagtatgagtcatcatttgaatgtaatgggtttgaccaagtttgaactatatgatagagactttgcatggatgtgtgcactaaagtaaagttgtagtgttGGATGAGAgggacaacttttatttttgggtcataggctagtttagcCCCTAACATACTTAAAAATTGCTCACAAGAATCAGTATTTCATTGATTTCAACACTCAGGAAAAGTCTTGCGTGCTTGTAGTTTTACggtcactactttgagttgattttactctctatccattgtaaattagaccttgatttctaaaggagttttgtagctaGTACTTAGGGCTACTGAGTTCTGTTTAGGTTGTTTGAACTAACAAGCTATGGATTAGGAGTTTTATCGCTGTCAGACcgcgtcgtcaggctcggttcgGGGCTCTAATGGCCAACTCGTTcggtcttcagtggccgaccggcaacagagcaTGGCCGCCGCGTGGTGGAAGTGAAGCCGCGCGTCACCGCTGGTCTGAGCAGCCAGGCCACGTTGAGCCACAACGCGCCTTCATCATCCCCAGCACTCGCCCGCTCCATCCACGCGCTCTCATTTCGctctctgcctcttccttcacccaacCGCAGCAGTTGTAGCAGCGGACAGCGCCGCCGTCGTCATTGCCGGCCACCCCGCTCGCCTTGCGCCGTGTCACGTTGCTTCTTCGCACTGCAGCAGTGTCATTGCCACCTCCACCGCAGCACCGCGCCACCTCCACCGAGCACCGCGCCACCTCCATCGAGCACCGCGCCACCTC
Coding sequences within:
- the LOC136451515 gene encoding E3 ubiquitin-protein ligase At1g12760-like, whose amino-acid sequence is MAHTGNLSQRDHTIDIPMSDGTSPSTSHQDDPNGLDELHHSRGPLNEVPPGPERSSGTNDVSNSHNASSARIDRGHRQQNPLNSGFWISIELIVNLSQIVAAIAVLSVSRNEHPHAPLFTWLLGYTIGCIAILPHLYWRYLHRNRPNMEQEMPPQSSSERNISETNSYAAVSSPRTSEAVDGANSTGVSRINLPLASPRFYAMVACFKLMLDCFFAVWFVVGNVWIFGSRSSAHDAPNLYRICIVFLAFGFIGYALPFILCTMICCCLPCIISILGVHEDLDLNRGATTAAINTLVAYKFQSKRVHDGDVGEDGGGFLAVGTDKERIISAEDAICCICLSKFSNNEDLRELPCAHVFHMECIDKWLQINALCPLCKAEIGGSTSNPENGSVGPDNANRVGNDVESQR